GCCCGGCGACCCGATCGCCGCGATGTTCGGCGACAAGGCGGCCGACCCGGCGCAGGTGGCCAGCCTGCGGCACAAGTACTACCTCGACCAGCCGCTGTGGAAGCAGTACCTGCACTACATGAACAACATCTTCCACCTGGACTTCGGCACCAGCTTCACCGGCCGCCCGGTCTCGGAGATCATGGCGGACGCCTTCCCGGTGACCATCCGGCTGGCCCTGGTCGCCTTCTTCTTCGAGATCTTCATCGGCCTGCCGCTGGGCCTGATCGCGGGCCTCTACCGCGGCAGCGTCGCCGACACCCTGGTGCTGGTGCTCACCCTGATCGTCATCTCGATCCCGGTGTTCGTGCTCGGCTACATCGCACAGACGATCTTCGCGATCAACCTGGGCTGGGTGACGGCGACCGTCCAGGACTCCACGGACATCAGCCAGTTGATCCTGCCGGGCCTGGTGCTGGCGTCCCTCTCGCTGGCGTACGTGGCCCGGCTCACCCGCACCTCGATCGGCGAGAACCTGCGCGCCGACTACATGCGCACCGCGGTCGCCAAGGGCCTGCCCCGGCACACCATCATCGGACGGCACCTGCTGCGCAACTCGCTGATCCCGGTGGTGACCTTCCTGGGCACCGACCTGGGCGCCCTGATGGGCGGCGCGATCGTCACCGAGGGCATCTTCAACATCGCCGGCGTCGGCAACGTCCTCTACAAGGCGATCAACCAGAAGGAAGGCCCGACGGTGGTCGGCATCGTCACCGTGCTGGTGCTGGTGTACCTGGTCGCGAGCCTGGTCGTCGACCTGCTGTACGCCGTCCTGGACCCGAGGATCCGCTATGCCTGAGCGCAACGAGGACATCCCCGACGACAACGACCCGCTGCGCAACATCCAGCCCACCGACAGCGACCACCTGGACTACGTGGGCCAGCAGGGCCTGGCCGTCGAGCAGGAGACGCTGATCGAGCCCGACCCGGCCAAGCGGGAGCAGGCCCGCAGCCTGTGGGGCGACGCCTGGCGGGACCTGCGCAAGCGGCCCACCTTCATCATCTCGACGCTGCTGATCATTCTGCTGATCGTGATCGCGATCTGGCCCGGCCTGTTCACCAATGCCGACCCGCGGGCCGCCAACCTGACCCAGGACTACCTGCGCAAGCCCGACTACACCGACTTCTTCGGGGCCGGCTGGTTCGGCTACGACGGCCAGGGCCGCTCCATCTACGCCCGGGTGCTGTACGGCGCGCGGGCCTCCATCACGGTCGGCATCTGCGTCACCCTGGCCGTCACCGTGCTGGGCGGGCTGGCCGGGATGACCGCCGGGTACTTCGGCGGCTGGACCGACTCGGTGATCTCCCGGATCATCGACATCTTCTTCGGCATCCCGCTGCTGCTCGGCGCCCTGGTGCTGCTGAACGCGTTCTCCACGCGCACCGTGTGGTCGGTGGTGATCGCGCTGGCCTTCCTCGGCTGGACGCAGCTGGCCCGCGTGATGCGCGGCTCGGTGATCACGGTCAAGCAGTCCGACTACGTGGTCGCCGGGCGGGCGCTCGGCGCCGGCACCGGGCGGCTGATGTTCCGCCACATCCTGCCCAACGCGGTGGCCCCGGTGATCGTGGTCGCCACCATCGCGCTCGGCGGCTACATCACCGCCGAGGCCACGCTGAGCTTCCTCGGCATCGGCCTGCAGGACCCGACCATCTCCTGGGGCGTGGACATCTCCTCCGCGCAGAAGGTGATCCGGCAGGCGCCGTTCGCCCTGTTCTTCCCGGCCGCCGCGCTCTCCGTCACCGTGCTGGCCTTCATCATGCTGGGCGACGCGGTGCGCGACGCCCTCGATCCGAAGCTGCGCTGAGCGAAGGGGAGAAGGCACATGAGCACCGTCGCCGACCAGGCCCGACCGGCCCGCGAGGAGCCGTTCACCGGACCGCTGCTGGACGTCAAGGACCTGCACGTCGAGTTCAAGACCCGGGAGGGCGTCGCCCGGGCGGTCAACGGCGTCAACTACACCGTCAGCGCGGGCGAGACGCTGGCCGTGCTCGGCGAGTCGGGCTCCGGGAAGTCCGTCACCGCGCAGGCCATCATGGGCATCCTGGACATGCCGCCGGCCAGCATCCCCAAGGGCGAGATCCTGTTCCGCGGCCGGGACATGCTCAAGATGTCCAAGGACGAGCGGCGCAAGATCCGCGGGCAGAAGATCGCGATGATCTTCCAGGACGCGCTGTCCTCGCTCAACCCGGTGCTCACCGTCGGGTACCAGCTCGGCGAGATGTACCGCAAGCACCGCGGCGACAACCGCAAGGACGCCAGGGCCAAGGCGATCGAGCTGATGGACCGGGTCCGCATCCCGGCCGCCAAGGAGCGGGTCAACGACTACCCGCACCAGTTCTCCGGCGGCATGCGCCAGCGCATCATGATCGCGATGGCGCTGGCCCTGGAGCCGGACCTGATCATCGCGGACGAGCCGACCACCGCGCTGGACGTCACCGTCCAGGCCCAGGTGATGGACCTGCTCGCCGAGCTCCAGGCCGAGTACCACATGGGCCTGATCCTGATCACCCACGACCTCGGCGTGGTCGCCGACGTCGCGGACAAGATCGCCGTCATGTACGCGGGCCGGATCGTCGAGACCGCGCCGGTGCACGAGCTGTACGCCCGCCCCGCCCACCCCTACACCCGGGGGCTGCTGGACTCCATCCCGCGGCTCGACCAGAAGGGCCAGGAGCTCTTCGCGATCAAGGGGCTGCCGCCCAACCTGCTGCGCATTCCGCCCGGCTGCGCGTTCAACCCGCGCTGCCCGCGGGCGCAGGAGATCTGCCGGCAGGAGGTGCCGCCGCTGGCCGAGGTGACCGAGGACGACGGCACGCCGCTGCCCGGACGGCGCAGCGCCTGCTTCTTCTGGAAGGAGACCCTCCGTGACGGCTAACGGTGCCACCCCGCTCGGGGCGACCACCCCCGAGGAGGTCGCGTTCGCCCAGGACGTGCCGCGCGGCGAACCCATCCTGGAGGTCCGCGACCTGCGCAAGCACTTCCCGCTGACCAGGGGCGTGCTGTTCAAGAAGCAGGTCGGCGCGGTCAAGGCCGTCGACGGGGTCTCCTTCGACCTGATGCAGGGCGAGACGCTCGGCATCGTCGGCGAGTCCGGCTGCGGCAAGTCCACCCTGGCCAAGGTCCTGATGAACCTGGAACCCGCCACCGCCGGGTCGGTGAAGTACAAGGGCGAGGAGATCTCGCACCTGTCCGGCTCCGCGCTGAAGGCGGTCCGCCGCAACATCCAGATGGTGTTCCAGGACCCGTACACCTCGCTGAACCCGCGCATGACGGTCGGCGACATCATCGGCGAGCCGTACGAGATCCACCCCGAGGTGGCGCCGAAGGGCGACCGCCGCAAGGCGGTGCAGGACCTGCTGGACGTGGTGGGGCTCAACCCGGAGTACATCAACCGGTACCCGCACCAGTTCTCCGGCGGCCAGCGCCAGCGGATCGGCATCGCCCGCGGCCTGGCGCTCAAGCCCGAGGTGATCATCTGCGACGAGCCGGTCTCCGCGCTCGACGTGTCGGTGCAGGCCCAGGTGATCAACCTGCTGGAGCAGCTGCAGGGCGAGTTCAACCTGTCGTACATGTTCATCGCGCACGACCTCTCGATCGTCCGGCACATCTCCGACCGGGTCGGCGTGATGTACCTGGGACGGATGGTCGAGATCGGCAGCGACCTGGAGATCTACGACCACGCCACCCACCCGTACACCCAGGCGCTGCTGTCCGCGGTGCCGGTGCCCGACCCGGCCGCGCGCGAGCACCGGGACCGGATCGTGCTGACCGGCGACGTGCCCTCGCCGGCCAACCCGCCGTCCGGGTGCCGCTTCCGCACCCGGTGCTGGAAGGCCCAGCAGAAGTGCGCCGAGGAGGACCCGGAGCTGACGGTGCGGGACTGGCTGGAGGGGCGGGCCCGGCACGACTCGGCCTGCCACTTCGCCGGCGAGCGGGAGAACCTGATCTGACCCGCCGCACCGACGCGGAAGGGCCCCGCCGAACGGATCGGCGGGGCCCTTCGCGGTGCTGCCGGGGGCTCAGACCTCGGCGCGCTGGGGGGGAACGGCGGCGGCGTCCCCCTCGGGGAAGTGGCAGGCCGTCAGGTGGGTCTCCGCGTTGCCGGAGAGCCGGACCAGCGGCGGCTCCTCGGTGGCGCACTTGTCCTGGGCCTTCCAGCACCGGGTGCGGAAGCGGCAGCCCGACGGCGGGTTCAGCGGCGACGGGACGTCACCGGTGAGCCGGATGCGCTCGCGGTCGTCGTCCGGGTCGGCCTCCGGGACGGCCGACAGCAGGGCGTGGGTGTACGGGTGCCGGGGCGACTCGTACAGCGACTTGCGGTCGGCGATCTCGACGATCTTGCCGAGGTACATCACCGCGACGCGCTGCGAGAAGTGCCGCACCACCGAGAGGTCGTGGGCGATGAACAGGAAGGCGATGCCCAGCTCGCGCTGCAGCTCCTGGAGCAGGTTGACCACCTGCGCCTGGATCGACACGTCCAGCGCCGAGACCGGCTCGTCCGCGACGATCAGCTTCGGGTTCAGCGACAGCGCCCGGGCCACGCCGATGCGCTGGCGCTGGCCGCCGGAGAACTCGTGCGGGAAGCGGTTGTAGTGCTCCGGGTTCAGGCCGACCGTCTCCAGCAGCTCCTGCACCCGGCGCTGGACGCCGCCGGCCGGCTTGATGCCGTTGATCTCCATCGGCGCGCCGATGATCGAGCCGACGGTGTGCCGCGGGTTCAGCGAGGAGTACGGGTCCTGGAAGATCATCTGGATCTCGGACCGGATCGGCGCCAGCTCCTTGCGGCCGGCGTGCGTGATGTCCTGGCCGGCGTAGCGGATCTCGCCCGCGGTCGGCTCCAGCAGCCGGGTCACCAGGCGGCCGGTGGTCGACTTGCCGCAGCCGGACTCGCCGACCAGGCCCACCGACTCGGAGGGGAACACCTGGAGGTCCACGCCGTCCACCGCGTGCACCGCGCCGACCTGGCGCTTGAACAGGAAGCCGTCCGTCACCGGGAAGTGCTTCTTCAGGCCCGTGATCGACAGCAGCGGGTCGCCGGAACCGGCGGAGGCCCCGGAGGCCGGCTTGAGGGTCAGTTCGTTGCTCATGGTGTCCCTCTCAGCCGAGCCGCGGCTTGATCTGGTCGATGAAGATGTCCTGCCGCTGCGCCGGGGTGAGGTGGCAGGCGGCGGCGTGCCCGGTGGCGGGGGACAGCGGCGGGCGCTCGGAGGTGCAGCCGCCGCCGACCACCTGCTCGCGGAAGTCGCAGCGCGGGTTGAACGGGCAGCCGGACGGCAGGTTGATCAGGCTCGGCGGGGTGCCGCGGACCGGCCGCAGCGGCACGTCCACGTCGCCGGTGAGGCTGGGCATCGAGGACAGCAGGCCCCAGGTGTACGGGTGCTGAGGGGCCTTCAGCACCTCGCGGACGGTGCCGCGCTCCACGGCCCGGCCCGCGTACATCACCATGATGTCCTGCGCGGTCCTGGCGACCACGCCCAGGTCGTGGGTGATCAGGATGATCGCGGTGCCCATCTCCTGCTGGAGGTCCTTCAGCAGGTCCAGGATCTGGGCCTGCACGGTGACGTCCAGCGCGGTGGTCGGCTCGTCCGCGATGACCAGCTTGGGGTCGCAGACCAGCGACATGGCGATCATCGCGCGCTGGCGCATGCCGCCGGAGAACTGGTGCGGGTAGTCGTCCACCCGGCTGGTGGGCTGCGGGATGCCGACCTTGGTCAGCATCTCGATCGCCCGGTCCCGGGCCTCCTTCTTGGAGGCGCCGGTGTGCTTGCGGAAGGTCTCGCCGATCTGCTTGCCGATGGTGTGGAACGGCGACAGCGCGGTCAGCGGGTCCTGGAAGATCATCGACATCTTCCGGCCGCGGAGCTTCTCCAGCTCCTTGTTCGGCGCGCCGACCAGTTCCCGGCCGTCCAGCCTGATCGAACCGGTGATCTCGGTGCGGTCCGGGTTGTGCAGGCCCAGCACGGCCAGGTTGGTCACCGACTTGCCGGAGCCGGACTCGCCGACGATGCCGAGCGTGGAGCCCGGGGCGACGTCGAAGGAGAGGTTGTCCACGGCCCGGACCACGCCGTCCTCGGTGCTGAAGCGGACCGAGAGGTCGCGGACTGAGAGGAACGGCGTGCCGCCGCTGCCGGCGGACACCTCCTCGGGCTTGGCCTGGGTGGTCATGGACTGGGCTCCTCGGTGCGGTACGTGAGGTCGGGACTGCTGCTCGGCCGGGGTGTGGCCGTCAGGCCAGGCGGATGCGCGGGTCGATCAGGGCGTAGGCGGCGTCGACGACGATGTTGAAGAAGACGATCAGGGTGGCGGCCACCACGGTCACGCCGACCAGCAGCGAGAGGTCGGAGTCGCGGAACGAGTGGATCGCCAGCTCGCCGAGGCCGTGCAGGCTGAACGTCGTCTCGGTGATGATGGCGCCGCCGAGCAGCACGCCCAGGTCGATACCGAAGACGGTGACGATGGTGCCCATCGCGCCGCGCCAGGCGTAGCGCATGAAGACCGAGGTGCCCGACATGCCCTTGGCCCGGGCGGTCCGCACGTAGTCCTCGGACAGCTGCTCGACCATCGAGGAACGGGTCATCCGGGTGTAGTTCGCGGTCCAGATCAGCGACAGCACGATCCACGGCACCAGCAGGCCGCCGGCCCAGCCGAGCGGGTCCTGGGTG
The window above is part of the Kitasatospora sp. NA04385 genome. Proteins encoded here:
- a CDS encoding ABC transporter permease — protein: MGHYVLRRVLQMIPVFFGATLLIFLMVYSLPGDPIAAMFGDKAADPAQVASLRHKYYLDQPLWKQYLHYMNNIFHLDFGTSFTGRPVSEIMADAFPVTIRLALVAFFFEIFIGLPLGLIAGLYRGSVADTLVLVLTLIVISIPVFVLGYIAQTIFAINLGWVTATVQDSTDISQLILPGLVLASLSLAYVARLTRTSIGENLRADYMRTAVAKGLPRHTIIGRHLLRNSLIPVVTFLGTDLGALMGGAIVTEGIFNIAGVGNVLYKAINQKEGPTVVGIVTVLVLVYLVASLVVDLLYAVLDPRIRYA
- a CDS encoding ABC transporter permease, whose amino-acid sequence is MPERNEDIPDDNDPLRNIQPTDSDHLDYVGQQGLAVEQETLIEPDPAKREQARSLWGDAWRDLRKRPTFIISTLLIILLIVIAIWPGLFTNADPRAANLTQDYLRKPDYTDFFGAGWFGYDGQGRSIYARVLYGARASITVGICVTLAVTVLGGLAGMTAGYFGGWTDSVISRIIDIFFGIPLLLGALVLLNAFSTRTVWSVVIALAFLGWTQLARVMRGSVITVKQSDYVVAGRALGAGTGRLMFRHILPNAVAPVIVVATIALGGYITAEATLSFLGIGLQDPTISWGVDISSAQKVIRQAPFALFFPAAALSVTVLAFIMLGDAVRDALDPKLR
- a CDS encoding ABC transporter ATP-binding protein: MSTVADQARPAREEPFTGPLLDVKDLHVEFKTREGVARAVNGVNYTVSAGETLAVLGESGSGKSVTAQAIMGILDMPPASIPKGEILFRGRDMLKMSKDERRKIRGQKIAMIFQDALSSLNPVLTVGYQLGEMYRKHRGDNRKDARAKAIELMDRVRIPAAKERVNDYPHQFSGGMRQRIMIAMALALEPDLIIADEPTTALDVTVQAQVMDLLAELQAEYHMGLILITHDLGVVADVADKIAVMYAGRIVETAPVHELYARPAHPYTRGLLDSIPRLDQKGQELFAIKGLPPNLLRIPPGCAFNPRCPRAQEICRQEVPPLAEVTEDDGTPLPGRRSACFFWKETLRDG
- a CDS encoding ABC transporter ATP-binding protein, with amino-acid sequence MPRGEPILEVRDLRKHFPLTRGVLFKKQVGAVKAVDGVSFDLMQGETLGIVGESGCGKSTLAKVLMNLEPATAGSVKYKGEEISHLSGSALKAVRRNIQMVFQDPYTSLNPRMTVGDIIGEPYEIHPEVAPKGDRRKAVQDLLDVVGLNPEYINRYPHQFSGGQRQRIGIARGLALKPEVIICDEPVSALDVSVQAQVINLLEQLQGEFNLSYMFIAHDLSIVRHISDRVGVMYLGRMVEIGSDLEIYDHATHPYTQALLSAVPVPDPAAREHRDRIVLTGDVPSPANPPSGCRFRTRCWKAQQKCAEEDPELTVRDWLEGRARHDSACHFAGERENLI
- a CDS encoding ABC transporter ATP-binding protein, which produces MSNELTLKPASGASAGSGDPLLSITGLKKHFPVTDGFLFKRQVGAVHAVDGVDLQVFPSESVGLVGESGCGKSTTGRLVTRLLEPTAGEIRYAGQDITHAGRKELAPIRSEIQMIFQDPYSSLNPRHTVGSIIGAPMEINGIKPAGGVQRRVQELLETVGLNPEHYNRFPHEFSGGQRQRIGVARALSLNPKLIVADEPVSALDVSIQAQVVNLLQELQRELGIAFLFIAHDLSVVRHFSQRVAVMYLGKIVEIADRKSLYESPRHPYTHALLSAVPEADPDDDRERIRLTGDVPSPLNPPSGCRFRTRCWKAQDKCATEEPPLVRLSGNAETHLTACHFPEGDAAAVPPQRAEV
- a CDS encoding ABC transporter ATP-binding protein, producing the protein MTTQAKPEEVSAGSGGTPFLSVRDLSVRFSTEDGVVRAVDNLSFDVAPGSTLGIVGESGSGKSVTNLAVLGLHNPDRTEITGSIRLDGRELVGAPNKELEKLRGRKMSMIFQDPLTALSPFHTIGKQIGETFRKHTGASKKEARDRAIEMLTKVGIPQPTSRVDDYPHQFSGGMRQRAMIAMSLVCDPKLVIADEPTTALDVTVQAQILDLLKDLQQEMGTAIILITHDLGVVARTAQDIMVMYAGRAVERGTVREVLKAPQHPYTWGLLSSMPSLTGDVDVPLRPVRGTPPSLINLPSGCPFNPRCDFREQVVGGGCTSERPPLSPATGHAAACHLTPAQRQDIFIDQIKPRLG